One window of the Petroclostridium xylanilyticum genome contains the following:
- the moaC gene encoding cyclic pyranopterin monophosphate synthase MoaC gives MNFTHFNESGRAHMIEVSDKDDTKRIAIARGHIKMKKETVQKIREGLIKKGDVLSVAQVGGIMASKKTSDLIPMCHNILLTGSDIRFSIAEDEIQIESEVKTVGKTGVEMEALVAVAATALTIYDMCKAIDKDMIIGDIYLVKKTGGKSGEYIKEEER, from the coding sequence ATGAATTTTACTCATTTTAACGAAAGTGGAAGGGCTCATATGATAGAAGTCAGTGATAAGGATGATACAAAAAGAATTGCCATAGCCCGGGGGCACATAAAAATGAAAAAAGAAACGGTTCAAAAAATACGTGAAGGTCTGATTAAAAAAGGAGATGTCCTTTCAGTTGCACAGGTTGGAGGAATTATGGCATCAAAGAAGACCAGTGATTTAATACCTATGTGTCATAATATACTATTGACAGGCTCTGATATTAGATTTTCTATCGCAGAAGATGAAATTCAAATTGAATCGGAAGTCAAAACTGTTGGGAAAACAGGGGTAGAGATGGAAGCATTGGTTGCTGTCGCGGCAACAGCGCTAACAATTTATGATATGTGTAAGGCGATTGATAAAGATATGATAATAGGGGATATATATTTAGTTAAAAAAACCGGCGGGAAGTCAGGAGAATATATAAAGGAGGAAGAACGATGA
- the moaA gene encoding GTP 3',8-cyclase MoaA, whose amino-acid sequence MEDCHGRTINYLRLSVTDLCNLRCRYCMPAQGVYKKSHKDILKLEEIELLAQEFVALGIDKIRITGGEPLVRKGILTLIEKVASIDGLKDFSMTTNGTLLKKFAKDLKAAGLKRLNVSLDTLNDEKYSYITRGGSLKHVLEGIEEAQKAGLNPIKMNVVVIKNFNEDEIDNFINLTRYINMDIRFIELMSIGEAARWSNNRFLSNTKILDKRKELIKMAKEDPASPADYYKLPDGIGRIGLISPISCKFCQSCNRIRLTADGRLKHCLHSDDEINLKELLPNRKLVREVISNSILQKPFSHHLEEGKYIIRNMVQIGG is encoded by the coding sequence ATGGAAGACTGCCATGGAAGGACCATAAATTATTTAAGATTATCAGTCACAGATCTGTGTAATCTGAGGTGTCGGTATTGTATGCCTGCTCAAGGAGTTTATAAGAAAAGTCATAAAGATATTCTTAAGTTAGAAGAAATAGAGTTGCTCGCACAGGAATTTGTAGCTTTAGGCATAGATAAAATTAGAATTACCGGGGGAGAACCTTTAGTCAGGAAAGGAATTTTAACATTAATTGAGAAAGTTGCAAGCATTGACGGATTAAAGGATTTCTCCATGACAACCAATGGAACTTTATTGAAAAAATTTGCAAAAGACCTAAAAGCTGCAGGCTTAAAAAGGCTGAATGTAAGCCTTGATACCTTGAATGATGAAAAATATTCTTATATAACAAGGGGTGGCAGCTTAAAACATGTATTGGAAGGAATAGAAGAAGCACAGAAAGCAGGTCTTAACCCTATTAAAATGAATGTAGTTGTCATTAAGAATTTCAATGAAGATGAAATTGACAATTTTATAAACTTGACAAGATATATAAATATGGATATCAGATTTATTGAATTAATGTCTATTGGTGAGGCGGCGAGATGGTCAAATAATAGATTTTTATCAAATACAAAAATATTAGACAAAAGAAAAGAGTTGATAAAAATGGCCAAGGAAGACCCTGCGTCACCGGCAGATTATTATAAACTACCAGATGGTATAGGACGTATAGGACTTATAAGTCCTATATCCTGCAAGTTCTGCCAAAGTTGCAACCGCATCCGATTAACTGCTGATGGAAGGTTGAAGCACTGTCTTCATTCTGATGATGAAATAAATTTGAAGGAATTATTGCCAAATAGAAAACTGGTTAGAGAAGTTATATCAAATTCAATTTTGCAGAAACCTTTCTCACATCACTTGGAAGAAGGAAAGTATATTATACGAAACATGGTGCAGATTGGGGGATAA
- a CDS encoding molybdopterin biosynthesis protein: protein MNRDGANVYISNRDEEQVKKDYFEVIGEKDISSETINVIDSIERVTFEAVYARCSDPSYNAAAMDGIAVRAECTYGITEMNPKILEEGKDFQYVNTGNVIREPYNSVIMIEDVIKMDDGKVKIITPAYPWQHIRPIGENIVAGEMIIPSKHKIRPLDIGALISGGIEKIKVYKKPRIGIIPTGSELVESFDALEEGKIIESNSRVFAALVSQYGGKPNRYPPCEDDYEVLKNAIIQGVQENEILIVNAGSSAGTRDYTAKVIAELGQVVAHGIAIKPGKPTILGLIDKKPVIGIPGYPVSAYLVFEAFVKPLLLKYTGQKHDMQETVSATISKRLVSSLKNKELVRVTLGYVEGRLIATPLVRGAGATMSLVKADGIFEISRQSEGVEAGQEIQVKLLKPLESIKGTLVSIGSHDLIMDIIADQMKLSFGHVGSIGGIMAMKRKECHISPIHLLDESTGEYNISYIKKYFPDRKMALIKGVKRLQGFIVQKGNPDNVKNFEDLIREDICFVNRQRGAGTRILLDYHCKRLGINTNDIKGYKREMATHMAVAVSVKTGSANVGMGVYSAAKALDLDFIPIAYESYDFLVPHEYLDDPKIQEFISILKSDDFRNKVLDLGGYELEDTGETQRVGEE from the coding sequence GTGAATAGAGACGGGGCCAATGTATATATATCCAATAGAGATGAAGAACAAGTTAAAAAAGATTATTTTGAAGTAATAGGAGAAAAAGATATCAGTTCAGAAACAATTAATGTTATTGATTCTATTGAACGGGTAACCTTTGAGGCTGTTTATGCAAGATGTTCTGACCCGAGCTACAATGCAGCTGCGATGGATGGTATTGCAGTAAGAGCAGAGTGTACCTATGGAATAACAGAAATGAACCCCAAAATTCTGGAAGAGGGAAAAGATTTTCAATACGTCAATACAGGTAATGTGATTCGTGAACCTTATAATTCTGTCATCATGATTGAGGATGTCATCAAAATGGATGATGGAAAAGTAAAAATCATTACTCCTGCATATCCTTGGCAGCATATAAGGCCTATTGGTGAAAATATTGTCGCTGGGGAAATGATTATTCCGTCAAAGCATAAAATTAGACCTTTAGATATTGGAGCACTCATTTCAGGAGGAATCGAAAAAATAAAGGTTTATAAAAAACCTCGTATAGGAATTATCCCTACAGGTTCTGAATTGGTGGAAAGTTTTGATGCATTAGAAGAAGGAAAAATTATAGAATCAAATTCCAGGGTTTTTGCTGCCCTGGTTTCCCAATACGGAGGGAAACCAAACAGATATCCTCCTTGTGAAGATGATTATGAAGTTCTAAAAAACGCAATTATTCAAGGTGTACAAGAAAATGAAATATTAATTGTGAATGCAGGTTCCTCGGCAGGAACCAGAGATTATACTGCAAAGGTCATTGCAGAGCTGGGACAGGTTGTTGCACATGGAATAGCAATCAAGCCAGGCAAGCCAACTATTCTGGGACTAATAGATAAAAAACCGGTGATAGGTATCCCTGGATACCCTGTGTCGGCATATTTAGTTTTTGAAGCATTTGTTAAACCCTTACTACTGAAATATACAGGGCAAAAACATGATATGCAAGAAACAGTTTCTGCAACCATTTCGAAAAGGTTAGTTTCTTCTTTGAAGAATAAGGAGTTAGTGCGAGTTACGTTAGGCTACGTAGAAGGGAGACTTATTGCAACGCCTTTAGTACGGGGAGCCGGGGCGACAATGAGTCTGGTAAAAGCAGATGGCATATTTGAAATATCGAGGCAAAGTGAAGGAGTAGAAGCAGGACAAGAGATTCAGGTAAAACTGTTAAAGCCGCTGGAAAGCATAAAAGGTACTCTAGTCTCCATAGGAAGTCATGACTTGATTATGGATATTATCGCAGATCAGATGAAGCTTTCATTTGGACATGTAGGAAGCATAGGCGGTATCATGGCAATGAAAAGAAAGGAATGTCATATCTCTCCAATACACTTACTTGATGAAAGTACAGGTGAATATAATATCAGTTATATTAAAAAATACTTTCCAGACCGGAAGATGGCATTGATCAAAGGTGTAAAACGGCTGCAAGGTTTTATAGTTCAAAAAGGAAATCCAGACAATGTCAAGAATTTTGAAGATTTAATCAGGGAGGACATCTGCTTCGTTAATAGGCAGAGAGGTGCAGGTACAAGAATACTTTTAGATTATCATTGTAAAAGATTGGGTATCAATACGAATGACATAAAGGGTTATAAAAGAGAAATGGCAACACATATGGCGGTGGCGGTAAGTGTAAAAACAGGGTCAGCCAATGTGGGAATGGGGGTTTACTCGGCTGCAAAAGCTTTAGACTTGGATTTTATCCCTATTGCCTATGAAAGTTATGATTTTTTAGTCCCTCATGAATACTTAGATGATCCAAAGATTCAAGAGTTTATATCAATTTTGAAATCGGATGATTTTAGAAACAAAGTACTGGATTTAGGCGGCTATGAATTGGAAGACACGGGAGAAACTCAGAGAGTGGGTGAAGAGTGA
- the glp gene encoding gephyrin-like molybdotransferase Glp: protein MRFLKVLSVNEVKERLAAVFASFTLSIESVDIIDSFDRILAQDIISPVAVPQFNRSTVDGYAIQSSDSHGTSDFMPSFLKVVGTVSMGEKTALQVSAGEAVYVPTGGMIPEGADSVVMIEHIEKLDEDTIAIYKPVCVGENIIYAGDDIKNGQFVLEKGKKLTPQDIGVLAAIGIPKVNVYAKPRVYIVSTGDEIIDLDEELTPGKIRDINGYVLSMLVKKMGGEVVNKVIVNDDFELLKREVKKGMDTSDIIIISGGSSVGTRDFTYDVINSFEGKGVFVHGVSIKPGKPTIIGEIEGKAVFGLPGHPVSAMIVFKAFVEYFIKSIMKAKENLNMTKAILDFNVHSSPGKETYQVVNLQERDGKLYAVPSFGKSGLITLLSKASGYIIIQDHIEGLNKGEEVDVYFL, encoded by the coding sequence ATGAGATTTTTAAAAGTGCTTTCGGTGAATGAGGTAAAAGAAAGGTTAGCTGCAGTGTTTGCAAGCTTTACCTTATCTATAGAAAGCGTAGATATTATAGATTCATTCGATAGGATTTTAGCTCAAGATATTATATCGCCTGTTGCAGTTCCCCAATTTAACAGATCTACAGTAGACGGATACGCAATTCAAAGTTCTGACAGCCATGGAACAAGTGATTTTATGCCGAGTTTCTTAAAAGTAGTCGGAACGGTATCAATGGGTGAAAAAACGGCTCTTCAAGTATCGGCAGGGGAGGCTGTATATGTGCCTACGGGAGGAATGATTCCAGAAGGGGCGGATAGTGTAGTCATGATAGAACATATTGAAAAATTAGATGAAGATACCATCGCTATCTATAAACCCGTATGTGTAGGAGAAAATATCATTTATGCAGGTGATGATATAAAAAATGGTCAGTTTGTGTTAGAAAAGGGAAAAAAGCTTACTCCTCAAGATATAGGTGTGCTGGCAGCAATAGGAATTCCAAAAGTAAATGTTTATGCAAAGCCAAGAGTTTATATTGTTTCTACCGGAGATGAGATTATTGATTTAGATGAAGAGTTAACTCCAGGGAAAATTCGAGATATTAATGGATACGTGTTAAGCATGCTGGTTAAAAAAATGGGCGGTGAAGTTGTAAATAAGGTTATTGTAAACGATGATTTTGAATTGTTAAAAAGAGAAGTTAAAAAAGGAATGGACACTTCCGATATTATTATAATTTCAGGTGGCAGTTCAGTGGGAACAAGAGATTTTACGTATGACGTTATAAATTCTTTTGAAGGAAAAGGAGTTTTCGTTCACGGTGTATCCATAAAGCCAGGTAAACCAACTATCATTGGTGAGATAGAGGGAAAAGCAGTATTTGGCCTTCCAGGACATCCGGTCTCTGCTATGATAGTGTTTAAAGCTTTTGTAGAATACTTTATCAAGTCAATAATGAAGGCTAAAGAAAACCTAAACATGACAAAAGCTATACTTGATTTTAATGTGCATTCTTCACCAGGGAAAGAAACATATCAAGTTGTCAATTTACAAGAAAGAGATGGAAAGCTTTATGCGGTACCAAGCTTTGGCAAGTCGGGTTTGATTACTCTTCTTTCAAAAGCTTCTGGATATATTATTATTCAAGATCATATAGAAGGATTAAATAAAGGGGAGGAAGTAGATGTTTATTTTCTTTAG
- a CDS encoding ABC transporter ATP-binding protein, translating into MQISIRNLKKFYNDKLILDIEHLNFPNGKITGLVGPNGAGKSTLLNIISGLDQRYSGSVRYDNKNLDEDVLKKMTLVFQKSYLLRRSVYENIEYPLKIRGIPKSQREKEVEDILKKLGIAELRNKKAHLLSGGESQKVAFARALIFKPQILLLDEPASNIDSDTVEDFERQIINFNREIGATVVMITHNTRQAKRICDKVIYLKNGRVDRPNEIFKSAFGE; encoded by the coding sequence TTGCAGATATCGATTCGTAATTTAAAAAAATTTTATAACGATAAACTGATTTTAGATATTGAACATTTAAATTTTCCAAATGGGAAAATAACAGGTTTGGTTGGTCCAAACGGAGCAGGTAAAAGCACTCTTTTAAACATTATTAGTGGACTGGATCAGAGGTATTCCGGTAGCGTAAGATATGATAATAAAAATCTGGATGAAGATGTGTTGAAAAAAATGACGTTGGTCTTTCAAAAATCATATCTACTTAGAAGAAGTGTATATGAAAATATCGAATATCCTTTAAAAATTAGAGGCATTCCCAAGTCTCAGCGGGAAAAAGAAGTAGAAGATATTTTAAAAAAACTGGGGATTGCAGAATTAAGGAATAAAAAAGCACATTTATTATCCGGTGGTGAAAGCCAAAAAGTGGCATTCGCAAGAGCATTGATCTTTAAACCGCAGATATTGCTTTTGGATGAACCTGCTTCGAACATAGATTCAGATACAGTGGAGGACTTTGAACGCCAAATCATAAACTTTAACAGAGAAATAGGGGCTACCGTTGTTATGATTACCCACAATACTAGACAGGCTAAACGAATTTGTGATAAAGTTATATATTTGAAAAACGGGAGGGTAGATAGACCAAATGAGATTTTTAAAAGTGCTTTCGGTGAATGA
- a CDS encoding radical SAM protein, with translation MTTKKTNNDINLGEDFYNITITKEGFLTIPKAVLKKLGLTNASKAKLILREDRVELLANIHSLAKVYIEPTSKCNLACKTCIRNNWDEPMGEMDIKIFDRLVEQLKDFEDIQSVMFGGFGEPTYHKDILYMIGRIKSLGLKVAMVTNGTLLDEKFINGLIENRLDTLWVSFDGVNVDNFEDVRKGANFNQIVNSLRYLEKANKGSSHKIEVGIAFVVTKGNVNDLKKIPHLAWRVGAKKISVSNVLPYDKSMREQMLYEDIVSIDPMVYASVEPMINIPRIPINNITQEALCSLFKFNHNISLLNHRLNISTQTCKFIKERCTFIRWDGKVVPCMGLLHSYTTYIHDFERCIDAYILGDITAISLKDIWNSEEYLSFREKVDAFDFSPCHSCGGCDNLQSNKKDCFGNTFPVCGACLWAHGFIQCP, from the coding sequence ATGACTACTAAAAAGACAAATAATGATATAAATTTAGGTGAGGATTTTTATAATATTACGATAACCAAAGAGGGCTTTCTTACAATACCAAAAGCAGTTCTTAAGAAACTAGGTTTAACTAATGCATCAAAAGCAAAGCTGATTTTAAGAGAAGATAGGGTTGAGTTGTTAGCAAATATACATAGTCTTGCAAAAGTATATATTGAACCTACATCCAAATGTAATCTGGCTTGTAAAACATGTATAAGAAATAATTGGGATGAGCCAATGGGAGAAATGGATATTAAAATATTTGATAGATTGGTTGAACAGTTAAAAGATTTTGAAGATATACAATCCGTAATGTTTGGCGGTTTCGGAGAACCCACTTATCATAAGGATATATTGTATATGATTGGCAGGATCAAATCTTTAGGCTTGAAAGTAGCGATGGTGACAAATGGAACATTATTAGATGAAAAGTTTATTAATGGGCTAATAGAAAATAGATTGGATACTTTATGGGTATCTTTCGATGGTGTAAATGTAGATAATTTTGAAGATGTAAGAAAGGGGGCGAATTTTAATCAAATTGTTAATAGCCTAAGATATCTAGAAAAAGCTAATAAAGGAAGTTCTCACAAGATTGAGGTAGGAATTGCCTTTGTCGTTACGAAAGGAAACGTTAACGATTTAAAAAAAATACCTCATTTAGCTTGGCGTGTTGGAGCAAAAAAGATCTCAGTCAGCAATGTTTTACCTTATGATAAAAGCATGAGAGAACAAATGTTGTATGAAGATATAGTCAGTATTGACCCAATGGTTTATGCCTCTGTAGAACCAATGATTAATATTCCAAGAATACCAATCAATAATATTACACAAGAAGCACTATGTTCTTTGTTTAAGTTTAATCATAACATCTCTTTATTGAATCATAGGTTAAATATTAGTACTCAGACCTGCAAGTTTATTAAAGAGCGGTGTACCTTTATAAGATGGGATGGTAAAGTTGTCCCGTGTATGGGGCTGCTTCATTCGTATACAACCTACATACATGATTTTGAGAGATGTATAGACGCATATATTCTAGGAGATATCACTGCAATAAGTTTAAAAGATATTTGGAATTCAGAAGAATATTTAAGTTTTAGAGAAAAAGTAGATGCGTTTGACTTTTCGCCATGTCATAGCTGTGGAGGATGTGATAATCTTCAATCAAACAAGAAAGATTGTTTTGGCAATACTTTTCCTGTTTGTGGTGCTTGTCTCTGGGCACATGGATTTATACAATGCCCATAA
- a CDS encoding ABC transporter permease, protein MDYIAEGIVHALKLIFSFDMELYKIVLLSLIVSSLSTIISSVISIPLAVWLGLKHFKGERLFARILHTLMSTPSVLVGLVVSIALSRRGPLGFLKLLYTPIAMIIAQTILVTPLTLGLTYNLVRNRGKEIEKLGITLGASPVQVIVLVIKELELDLFINIVAAFSRAISEVGAVMMVGGNIKGHTRVITTSIAMWNSMGNYTMAIALGLILLLISLLINSTIYSFRETEIR, encoded by the coding sequence ATGGATTATATAGCAGAAGGGATAGTGCATGCTTTAAAATTGATATTTTCATTTGATATGGAACTTTATAAAATCGTTTTGCTGTCTTTAATTGTATCTTCTCTCTCTACTATTATTTCTTCAGTGATATCTATCCCTTTAGCAGTTTGGCTAGGTCTTAAGCATTTTAAAGGGGAGAGATTGTTTGCGAGGATTCTGCACACATTGATGAGTACACCCTCGGTGCTTGTGGGACTGGTGGTGTCTATTGCACTTTCAAGAAGAGGGCCTTTAGGTTTTCTAAAGCTGTTATATACTCCTATAGCGATGATTATAGCGCAGACCATACTTGTTACCCCTCTTACATTGGGATTAACATATAACCTAGTTAGAAACAGGGGAAAAGAGATTGAAAAATTAGGAATTACTTTGGGTGCTAGTCCGGTTCAAGTGATAGTGCTGGTTATTAAAGAGTTAGAGTTGGATTTATTTATAAATATAGTAGCAGCTTTTTCCAGAGCGATTTCTGAAGTAGGAGCAGTAATGATGGTGGGAGGTAACATAAAAGGGCACACAAGAGTAATAACGACGTCCATTGCTATGTGGAACTCTATGGGCAATTATACAATGGCGATAGCGCTCGGGTTGATACTTTTATTGATTTCTTTATTAATAAATAGTACGATTTATTCCTTTAGGGAAACGGAAATAAGATAG
- a CDS encoding substrate-binding domain-containing protein: MKRTCAIITMILIITIFAGCSVAATKESPAPVNETPAAGNETGKESQQPSSIILATTTSTRDSGLLDYLLPAFEKDTNIQVKVIAVGTGKALQMGKDGEADVLLVHAKSSEEQFVKEGHGLERFDVMYNDFVLVGPKDDPLKLKEKCPNNIVESFKLINQNQYKFISRGDQSGTHQNELSHWKASGIEPKGDFYVSAGSGMGEVLKMADDVNAYTLTDRATYLSMKGTLDLEIVVEKDGRLFNQYGVIAVNPEKNKNINREGAEQFVNWILSEKAQKMIGEFGKDKFGEPLFTPNAKK, encoded by the coding sequence ATGAAGAGAACGTGCGCAATAATAACAATGATTCTTATTATAACTATATTTGCAGGATGTTCTGTTGCAGCTACCAAGGAGTCACCTGCTCCTGTGAATGAAACACCTGCTGCTGGCAATGAAACGGGAAAAGAAAGTCAGCAGCCATCTAGTATTATTTTAGCCACTACTACAAGCACAAGGGACAGCGGGCTTTTGGATTACCTGCTGCCTGCATTTGAAAAAGATACAAATATACAAGTAAAAGTAATAGCGGTAGGAACAGGAAAGGCACTTCAAATGGGGAAAGATGGAGAAGCAGACGTGCTTTTGGTTCATGCAAAATCTTCAGAAGAGCAATTTGTGAAGGAAGGTCATGGCCTTGAAAGATTTGATGTAATGTACAATGACTTTGTGTTGGTAGGACCCAAGGATGATCCTCTAAAACTGAAGGAAAAGTGCCCAAACAATATTGTTGAGAGTTTTAAATTGATCAATCAAAACCAATACAAATTTATATCAAGAGGAGACCAATCAGGGACGCATCAAAATGAACTCTCGCATTGGAAAGCATCAGGTATTGAGCCTAAAGGTGACTTTTACGTATCAGCTGGCAGCGGAATGGGAGAAGTTTTGAAGATGGCAGATGATGTGAATGCTTATACTTTAACTGACAGAGCTACTTATTTGAGCATGAAAGGCACATTAGACCTTGAAATTGTAGTGGAAAAGGATGGTAGACTGTTCAACCAATATGGAGTGATTGCGGTAAATCCGGAAAAGAATAAAAATATAAACCGTGAAGGTGCTGAGCAATTTGTAAATTGGATTCTTTCAGAAAAAGCACAGAAAATGATTGGTGAATTCGGCAAAGATAAGTTTGGTGAACCGTTATTTACGCCGAATGCCAAGAAGTAA
- a CDS encoding MogA/MoaB family molybdenum cofactor biosynthesis protein, with protein MFSVGIITASDKGAQGQRVDESGKVIQDILSEKGYIVIRYVVLPDDYEQLSREMIYMADTLKANLILTTGGTGFSERDITPEATKSVIEREVPGVAEAIRAYSLAFTPRAMLSRGVCGIRGKTVILNLPGSPKAVKESLEYVMDSIQHGLEILLGKTAECARQ; from the coding sequence ATGTTTTCTGTTGGAATAATTACAGCAAGTGACAAAGGCGCTCAAGGACAAAGGGTCGATGAAAGCGGCAAAGTAATTCAAGATATTTTAAGTGAGAAAGGCTACATTGTAATAAGATATGTGGTATTGCCGGATGATTACGAACAATTAAGCAGAGAGATGATCTATATGGCTGACACTCTAAAGGCTAACCTGATCCTTACAACCGGGGGAACAGGATTTAGTGAAAGGGATATAACACCTGAAGCTACAAAGAGTGTAATTGAGCGTGAGGTACCGGGTGTTGCAGAAGCAATACGTGCTTACAGCCTTGCTTTTACCCCCAGAGCAATGCTTTCCAGAGGCGTATGCGGCATTCGTGGGAAAACAGTGATATTAAACCTTCCGGGAAGTCCAAAAGCGGTAAAAGAGTCGTTGGAGTATGTAATGGATAGTATACAACATGGTTTGGAAATATTGCTTGGAAAAACTGCCGAGTGTGCAAGACAATGA
- a CDS encoding HesA/MoeB/ThiF family protein — translation MERYSRNIGTLSPEENDKVQNSKVCVIGCGGLGGYVVEMLGRIGVSSITAVDKDVFELSNLNRQLLSNEINIGKEKVFIAQERMRIVNSSVQVAPIYGNFTKENGKEIISGHDVIVDCLDNVQTRLILQELSEESSIPFVHGAIGGWYGQATTIFPGDRTLNKIYRNIPMEKSKEKIGTPTFGPPLIASIQVSEVIKILTGRGELLRKKLLFINVLENEYNVIHL, via the coding sequence ATGGAGCGATACAGCAGAAATATTGGTACTTTATCTCCGGAAGAAAATGACAAAGTTCAAAACAGTAAGGTGTGCGTAATAGGATGTGGCGGTTTAGGCGGATATGTAGTAGAAATGTTAGGAAGAATAGGGGTCAGTTCTATTACAGCAGTTGATAAGGATGTATTCGAATTATCTAATCTTAATCGCCAGCTATTATCAAATGAAATAAATATAGGTAAAGAAAAAGTTTTTATTGCTCAGGAAAGAATGAGGATTGTAAATTCTTCGGTACAGGTTGCTCCTATTTATGGAAATTTTACCAAAGAAAATGGTAAAGAAATCATTTCAGGGCATGATGTGATTGTGGATTGCTTGGACAATGTTCAAACAAGATTAATCCTTCAAGAACTGTCAGAAGAGTCATCAATACCTTTCGTCCATGGTGCTATTGGCGGGTGGTATGGACAGGCAACTACTATTTTCCCCGGAGATAGGACATTAAACAAAATATATAGAAATATACCGATGGAAAAGTCAAAAGAAAAAATAGGAACCCCTACCTTTGGTCCGCCACTCATTGCATCAATTCAAGTAAGCGAAGTGATTAAGATACTAACTGGACGAGGGGAGTTATTGAGAAAAAAACTTTTATTTATTAATGTGTTAGAGAATGAATATAATGTTATACACTTATAA
- a CDS encoding 3-oxoacyl-ACP reductase family protein, translated as MDYINYFKDMHTPFLEGKVAIITGASRGIGREAAELMAELGAKVVISYARNDELAKELYDIVTQKGQQALLFKGDLAQYEEAKQLIEKTIGKFGKIDILINNAGITDPRFFLELSEEDWDRMMDTNLKSIYNCCKHVVPYMMKQGYGKIINMSSVVAKSGSIGAGAHYCAAKAGVIGFTKALANQLAPHGITVNSIAPAMIDTEMIRWRTPEQMKEHVELIPLKRIGLCSEVTQAIAFLSSKFADFITGYCMDINGGLYMD; from the coding sequence GTGGATTATATAAATTATTTTAAAGACATGCATACTCCTTTTTTAGAAGGTAAGGTGGCTATTATTACAGGCGCTTCTCGAGGAATAGGAAGAGAAGCCGCAGAATTAATGGCCGAATTAGGGGCGAAGGTAGTTATAAGTTATGCAAGGAATGATGAACTGGCGAAAGAACTATATGACATAGTGACCCAAAAAGGGCAGCAAGCGTTATTATTTAAAGGCGACTTAGCCCAATATGAGGAAGCTAAGCAGCTTATTGAAAAAACAATCGGAAAGTTTGGGAAGATTGATATATTGATCAATAATGCAGGCATTACCGACCCTAGATTCTTTCTTGAGCTATCGGAAGAAGACTGGGATAGAATGATGGATACCAATTTAAAAAGTATATATAACTGCTGCAAGCATGTAGTGCCCTACATGATGAAACAGGGCTATGGAAAGATCATAAATATGTCTTCTGTAGTAGCAAAAAGTGGTTCTATTGGAGCCGGTGCACATTATTGCGCAGCAAAGGCCGGTGTAATCGGCTTTACAAAGGCATTAGCCAATCAATTGGCTCCCCATGGCATTACTGTTAATTCTATAGCACCTGCCATGATAGATACCGAGATGATAAGATGGAGGACTCCGGAACAGATGAAGGAGCATGTAGAGTTGATACCTTTAAAAAGAATAGGTTTATGCAGTGAAGTAACACAAGCAATAGCCTTTTTATCCTCAAAATTTGCTGATTTTATCACCGGGTACTGTATGGACATAAATGGTGGATTATATATGGATTAA